In Erigeron canadensis isolate Cc75 chromosome 7, C_canadensis_v1, whole genome shotgun sequence, one DNA window encodes the following:
- the LOC122608270 gene encoding uncharacterized protein LOC122608270, with protein MEFLDDLWGPPNFEATEDIYPLIPYSVAYDMEKEAAINEKCCIQVLRILISKADTDIIELEEELLDLLSQLACTDEEFLDMFYTSLRAKLDHLVFSTRSLETGAGNVLPTTEEPVESIYDMLKALFFRLPQKKDHQASAANSSLKKKQTGSYSNANQMEMRKRAFITPFEEDSISQAIVKVETEDASYPCPTPFSIYSNQMEMSKSAFITPSEKDSISQAIVKVETEDASYPCPTPLSKYSNQSCRGSMECMNKESNMVQIKSPEMTKDMIKNKFPECNYQKQSIEIQASMKHPLQMVKSQTETDEESIGSTSLCLVESPQEPDANQNFNRELGFPLSNSNAEDHQKQIVPVSESQYSAKTYKRRQRLGSPLARESSPCLHKEPIPLCILGLDVVDRHDMDDYTVDELKDIARQHKIKGVYKLRKAEIASILGIKVTNGKRKVKRNETVLQIKGAP; from the exons CAACTGAGGATATTTACCCACTGATTCCATACAGTGTTGCTTATG ATATGGAAAAAGAGGCGGCTATAAACGAGAAATGTTGTATACAGGTGCTAAGGATTTTGATAAGCAAAGCAGATACAGATATCATTGAACTTGAAGAAGAGCTTCTGGACCTATTGAGTCAACTTGCCTGCACCGATGAAGAGTTTTTAGATATGTTTTACACATCCTTGAGGGCGAAACTTGATCACCTTGTTTTCTCAACAAGGAGTTTGGAAACCGGTGCCGGAAATGTTTTGCCAACCACCGAGGAACCAGTTGAAAGCATATATGATATGCTTAAGGCTCTTTTTTTTCGTTTACCACAAAAGAAAGATCATCAG GCGAGTGCAGCCAATTCGTCTCTGAAGAAGAAACAAACAGGAAGTTATTCTAATGCTAACCAAATGGAGATGAGAAAAAGAGCCTTTATCACTCCGTTTGAGGAAGATTCAATTTCACAGGCCATAGTTAAGGTTGAAACAGAGGATGCAAGTTATCCT TGTCCGACTCCTTTCTCTATATATTCTAACCAAATGGAGATGAGCAAAAGTGCCTTTATCACTCCGTCTGAGAAAGATTCAATTTCACAGGCCATAGTTAAGGTTGAAACAGAGGATGCAAGTTATCCT TGTCCGACTCCTTTGTCTAAATATTCTAATCAAAGTTGCCGAGGCTCAATGGAGTGCATGAACAAAGAATCAAACATGGTTCAGATAAAGAGCCCAGAAATGACAAAGGATATGATAAAGAATAAGTTTCCTGAATGCAACTACCAAAAGCAATCCATTGAAATTCAAGCAAGCATGAAACATCCGCTACAAATGGTGAAGTCTCAG ACCGAGACTGACGAGGAAAGCATAGGTTCTACATCCCTTTGTTTGGTAGAATCACCTCAAGAACCTGATGCAAACCAAAATTTTAACAGAGAATTGGGTTTCCCTCTCAGTAACTCTAATGCAGAAGATCACCAAAAACAAATAGTCCCAGTTTCTGAGAGTCAATATTCTGCAAAGACATACAAGAGGCGACAGAGACTTGGTTCACCTTTGGCAAGGGAAAGTTCACCATGCCTTCATAAAGAACCTATACCATTGTGCATCCTTGGACTAGATGTGGTTGACCGGCATGATATGGATGACTACACCGTAGATGAATTGAAGGACATTGCCAGGCAACATAAAATTAAAGGTGTCTATAAGCTTCGCAAAGCAGAGATTGCAAGCATACTCGGAATCAAGGTGACTAACG GCAAAAGGAAAGTAAAAAGAAACGAGACAGTTTTGCAGATAAAGGGTGCACCATAG